Proteins encoded by one window of Fusarium graminearum PH-1 chromosome 1, whole genome shotgun sequence:
- a CDS encoding NADH dehydrogenase iron-sulfur protein 7 gives MLSSTRSAASMALRAKPTTTVIPFRTAAAAFTTNSRRDASALQTQSATGVGNVRREVPLPSEIPPKGALQYALTTLDAVTNWARQSSLWPMTFGLACCAVEMMHLSTPRYDQDRLGIIFRASPRQSDVMIVAGTLTNKMAPALRQVYDQMPEPRWVISMGSCANGGGYYHYSYAVVRGCDRVVPVDVYVPGCPPTSEALMYGIFQLQRKMRQTRITRQWIRK, from the exons ATGCTTTCCTCCACGCGATCTGCGGCCTCAATGGCCCTCCGAG CCAAGCCTACGACCACCGTCATTCCTTTCCGAAccgctgctgctgccttTACGACCAACTCTCGCCGCGATGCGAGCGCCCTCCAGACCCAATCAGCCACTGGTGTAGGCAACGTTCGCCGAGAGGTTCCTCTGCCCAGCGAGATTCCTCCCAAGGGCGCTCTTCAATACGCTCT TACCACGCTTGATGCTGTTACCAACTGGGCTCGTCAGTCCTCCCTCTGGCCTATGACCTTCGGTCTGGCCTGCTGTGCCGTCGAAATGATGCATCTTTCCACACCCCGTTACGATCAGGATCGTCTCGGTATCATTTTCCGTGCCTCACCCCGACAGTCCGATGTCATGATTGTTGCAGGCACTCTTACAAACAAGATGGCTCCTGCTCTTCGACAGGTCTACGATCAAATGCCTGAGCCTCGATGGGTCATTTCCATGGGTTCTTGTGCCAACGGTGGCGGTTACTACCACTACAGCTACGCCGTTGTCCGCGG CTGTGATAGAGTGGTCCCCGTCGATGTATATGTCCCGGGATGCCCTCCTACAAGTGAGGCTCTCATGTACGGAATCTTCCAGTTACAGCGAAAGATGCGACAAACTCGTATCACGAGGCAGTGGATCAGGAAGTAA